A region of Neosynechococcus sphagnicola sy1 DNA encodes the following proteins:
- a CDS encoding helix-turn-helix domain-containing protein: MRPYSEDLRRKIVERYIDGKTSQRKLAEQFHVAYSFVRKLTKQYRETGTIRPKQRTEQTPSKLSAEHLAVLSGLVETNNDATLSELCDLLDEAVGVRVSITTMFRMLQKLNLTLKKNTASP, from the coding sequence GTGCGCCCATATTCTGAAGACTTGCGGAGAAAAATAGTTGAGAGATACATAGACGGGAAGACCTCTCAACGCAAGCTAGCCGAACAGTTTCATGTAGCATACAGCTTTGTACGCAAACTAACGAAGCAATATCGAGAGACCGGGACTATCCGTCCGAAGCAGCGAACAGAACAAACCCCCAGCAAACTCAGTGCTGAGCATCTGGCTGTGTTGAGTGGCTTAGTTGAGACAAATAATGATGCCACCTTGAGCGAACTGTGTGATCTGTTAGACGAAGCAGTTGGGGTTCGAGTCAGCATAACGACAATGTTTCGGATGCTTCAGAAGCTGAACTTGACCCTTAAAAAAAACACTGCATCCCCCTGA